A region of Deltaproteobacteria bacterium DNA encodes the following proteins:
- a CDS encoding DUF2183 domain-containing protein: MIHKIKKFFARTLHLLEDSIDSLKHKYIRKYDKTSSVLIHAYRGYGTEARFHIIGRVLEDSGIVKAAKTDSVWRNLRSMYKRFESDEIPGAKVRAEFQGEAKDVSTDEEGYFDIILEPVNPLRTDRIWHEVRLKLVSMSGTDGKAVETEAEVFVPPLRAEYGVISDIDDTVIKTDVSNLAMMLRHTLLSNSITRLPFDGVASFYRALFNGVKGASNNPIFYVSNGPWNLYDMLVDFMELHGIPKGPLFLRDWGVDKKLYVNSSPYSHKLDTINGILETYPNLNFILIGDSGEKDPEIYEQVVTEHPGRVHAIYIRDISQPSRAAAVREIKKNIENKGVDVLLVKDTSEAQNHALSKDFIE; this comes from the coding sequence ATGATACATAAGATAAAAAAGTTTTTTGCCCGCACTCTTCATCTGCTGGAAGATTCCATTGACTCGCTCAAACATAAATACATCCGGAAGTACGATAAAACTAGCTCGGTTTTAATCCACGCTTATAGGGGATACGGAACCGAAGCCCGCTTTCATATAATTGGCAGAGTGCTTGAAGATAGCGGAATTGTCAAAGCGGCAAAAACTGATTCCGTATGGCGGAACCTCAGATCGATGTATAAACGGTTTGAATCCGACGAGATTCCAGGCGCAAAGGTTCGGGCTGAGTTCCAGGGTGAGGCAAAAGATGTATCAACTGATGAGGAGGGATACTTCGATATTATCTTAGAGCCCGTGAATCCGCTTAGAACCGATAGGATATGGCATGAGGTGCGGCTTAAGCTGGTCAGCATGTCAGGCACTGACGGGAAAGCCGTGGAAACCGAAGCCGAGGTTTTTGTGCCGCCACTTAGAGCTGAGTATGGAGTGATTAGTGATATCGATGATACGGTCATTAAAACCGATGTTTCGAATTTGGCAATGATGCTGCGTCATACCTTACTTTCCAATTCCATCACTCGCCTTCCTTTTGACGGGGTGGCGTCATTTTACCGCGCACTATTTAATGGTGTAAAGGGAGCCTCCAATAATCCGATTTTTTATGTATCCAACGGTCCCTGGAACCTGTACGACATGCTGGTCGATTTCATGGAGCTGCACGGGATCCCCAAAGGCCCGTTATTTTTAAGAGATTGGGGCGTAGATAAGAAATTATATGTAAATTCATCCCCGTACAGTCACAAACTAGATACGATAAACGGAATACTTGAAACCTATCCTAATCTTAATTTTATTTTGATCGGAGACAGCGGGGAGAAAGATCCGGAGATTTACGAACAGGTAGTGACTGAGCATCCCGGTCGTGTTCATGCGATCTATATCCGTGATATCTCACAGCCCTCTCGGGCGGCCGCGGTTAGGGAAATTAAGAAAAATATTGAGAATAAAGGAGTTGACGTGCTATTAGTTAAAGATACTTCTGAAGCACAGAATCATGCGTTATCCAAAGATTTTATAGAATGA
- a CDS encoding 6-carboxytetrahydropterin synthase — translation MGYRKLLTKKMGFSASHSYWNAEWSEEKNREVFGKAAGPHGHGHNYNLELTVEGEVDEETGMIINLYELKTIMKDVLADFDHKHLNEDNPHFKELIPTTENIARVLWDIFEDRIKKNPQCSLYRIRLYETPDMYVDYWREKP, via the coding sequence ATGGGATACAGGAAGCTGCTCACAAAAAAAATGGGATTCTCGGCCTCGCACAGCTACTGGAATGCAGAGTGGAGCGAGGAGAAAAACAGGGAGGTATTCGGCAAGGCTGCCGGACCCCACGGGCACGGCCATAACTATAATCTGGAGCTCACGGTGGAGGGGGAAGTTGACGAGGAGACCGGCATGATAATAAACCTTTATGAACTCAAGACCATTATGAAGGATGTGCTTGCGGATTTCGACCACAAGCACTTAAACGAGGATAATCCGCATTTTAAAGAGCTGATTCCTACCACGGAGAATATAGCCCGCGTCCTTTGGGATATTTTTGAAGACAGAATCAAGAAGAATCCGCAATGCTCGCTCTACCGAATCAGGCTCTACGAGACTCCGGACATGTATGTGGACTACTGGAGGGAGAAGCCGTGA
- a CDS encoding DUF4175 family protein: protein MRSADSRKRLESIIEGLQRKRFEFLFLRGASLTALASISALGAVCLLSFISSNSYYYLALKLLAVSIFALASYRFIFIPLVKKKDSDEILRELDNSSPGLGEATLNASELNASAGDRTRLRGTSESLASAYITEVAAKLASVDISSIFPVRSLKRYAPPLIGAAIITSTLLIFAPPNFLSYLFSAEINPSASPRALKLADIEIKLTYPGYTGMTPESIKGSTGDIKALKGTRVRFEGKPLGPFKSGSLVTESGASYPVNKIDGKISAEFTVLESGSYEIVEADGRRTDKIKITVVNDKEPAVSITSSQGNEIDAGTDGRVEIFYESEDDFGLSELKLTWETEAGRQGKLIGKPEEAPRSYKDLYTFDLAGVDPGKGETVKLRVEAYDNDTVSGPKPGISNAITVKLTDARQKHRELMNYTELLMEELIDLLADEIEVSTSFPNSVSSHDGESGKGSAQKPLSLDSLNLEELLDTQHRLTTAIENASVILNKALQTMMDDDYSEYAFFVGLSNMDMRIDQLIEQRRELLGSFATVDLPRLGRLMHREITEFEDDILFLDSMIKGEKLRDSLLSGKEMLDRYAELSELMKELNTTQDENLKAEIRQKLDELRRLMSELAQKMSAMSGEIQEGFLNRDAFKSMDMQQKLSEIMDQIENGNTEQAMRMLSELQDSMRNMMASLESGLQSFTMSSMSEDMSKVSELLSRIEGLEREEASLKGRTENLKETFLENPGTTGDNIRAFIDKQKVKVAEIKKNLSRAKSTVSEQDMREDTPDGSYLLDNLIKKTDELKNWLDAMDIKESRKIARNLEETSRGLVELGDAGVGNLRKSRREIANSAELAGEIREDLDRFIRSGENEPQSEEIARRQEDIREETGELSGDTESLAGEILLSPGIGEKISEAEGHMGKASESLDGNELSKAISNQDEAIKSLRQAREEAEGLLQEMQASARGSGSPVPMIIGQKQRSSGTRGVDTRYMEIPAARESEIGKEFKERILEAMKGGSPEGYSELNRKYYDRIIK from the coding sequence ATGAGAAGTGCCGATTCCAGGAAAAGACTAGAGTCGATTATAGAGGGTCTTCAGCGAAAGAGATTTGAATTCCTCTTTCTGAGAGGCGCTTCACTTACGGCTCTTGCGTCAATATCGGCGCTAGGCGCAGTTTGCCTCCTTTCATTTATTAGTAGCAATTCGTATTATTACCTGGCTCTTAAGTTACTGGCGGTATCGATTTTCGCTCTTGCTTCATACAGATTCATTTTTATACCCCTTGTCAAAAAGAAAGATTCGGACGAAATTCTGCGCGAGCTTGACAACAGCTCGCCAGGTCTGGGTGAGGCCACGTTAAACGCTTCGGAGTTAAACGCCTCGGCAGGAGACAGAACAAGACTCAGAGGCACATCGGAATCCCTTGCTTCGGCCTATATCACGGAAGTTGCCGCGAAACTCGCCTCAGTGGACATATCCTCTATTTTCCCAGTAAGGAGTCTAAAGAGATACGCGCCCCCACTGATCGGTGCTGCAATCATTACGTCGACTCTCCTCATATTCGCTCCGCCGAACTTTTTATCCTACCTATTCAGTGCTGAAATCAATCCGTCAGCATCCCCCCGGGCACTCAAGCTAGCCGATATAGAGATAAAACTGACCTATCCCGGTTATACGGGGATGACGCCCGAGTCGATCAAAGGGAGCACAGGGGACATAAAAGCGCTCAAGGGAACGCGCGTCAGGTTTGAAGGAAAGCCCCTGGGACCGTTTAAAAGCGGCAGTCTGGTTACGGAAAGCGGCGCGTCATATCCCGTCAACAAAATTGACGGGAAAATATCGGCCGAATTCACAGTACTTGAGAGCGGGAGTTACGAAATAGTCGAAGCCGATGGGCGGAGAACGGATAAAATCAAGATAACCGTAGTTAACGACAAAGAACCCGCGGTAAGCATTACAAGCAGTCAAGGTAATGAGATTGATGCCGGCACGGACGGCAGGGTAGAAATTTTTTATGAATCCGAAGACGACTTCGGACTTTCAGAATTGAAGCTCACCTGGGAAACCGAAGCAGGCAGGCAAGGCAAATTGATAGGAAAGCCCGAAGAAGCGCCCCGGAGTTATAAGGACCTCTATACATTCGACCTGGCAGGCGTTGATCCAGGAAAGGGAGAAACCGTGAAGCTCCGCGTCGAAGCATACGATAACGATACGGTCTCGGGCCCGAAACCGGGCATTTCCAACGCTATAACCGTTAAGCTCACAGACGCCCGGCAAAAACACAGAGAGCTCATGAATTATACAGAGCTTTTAATGGAAGAGCTTATCGACCTCCTGGCGGACGAAATAGAAGTTTCGACCAGCTTCCCAAACTCGGTTTCAAGCCATGACGGAGAGAGCGGAAAAGGTTCCGCTCAAAAGCCGCTGTCACTCGATTCGCTGAACTTGGAGGAATTACTTGACACTCAGCACCGGCTCACTACAGCGATCGAAAACGCGTCGGTCATTTTGAACAAGGCTCTTCAAACCATGATGGATGATGACTATTCCGAATACGCCTTCTTCGTAGGGCTTTCCAACATGGACATGAGAATTGACCAACTGATAGAGCAAAGACGGGAACTGCTCGGTTCCTTCGCAACAGTGGATCTGCCGAGGCTCGGCAGGCTGATGCATAGGGAGATAACCGAGTTTGAGGATGACATTCTCTTTTTGGACTCGATGATAAAGGGCGAGAAGTTAAGAGATTCGCTTCTTTCCGGCAAAGAGATGCTGGACCGGTACGCGGAACTGTCCGAGCTGATGAAAGAACTGAATACGACTCAAGATGAAAATCTCAAAGCGGAGATTAGGCAAAAGCTCGATGAGCTGAGAAGACTTATGTCCGAGCTCGCTCAGAAGATGAGCGCGATGAGCGGCGAGATACAGGAGGGATTTCTCAACAGGGACGCCTTTAAATCAATGGACATGCAACAGAAGCTGAGCGAGATTATGGACCAGATCGAGAACGGCAACACAGAGCAGGCCATGCGGATGCTGTCCGAGCTTCAGGACAGCATGCGGAACATGATGGCTTCGCTCGAAAGCGGCCTCCAGTCATTCACCATGTCGTCGATGTCGGAGGATATGTCCAAAGTGAGCGAACTCCTTTCCAGAATCGAGGGACTTGAACGGGAGGAAGCCTCTCTCAAGGGCCGGACTGAAAATTTGAAGGAGACGTTTCTTGAGAACCCCGGCACGACGGGCGATAATATCCGCGCCTTCATCGATAAACAGAAGGTTAAGGTCGCGGAGATCAAAAAAAACCTGTCGCGAGCCAAATCGACAGTATCCGAACAGGACATGCGGGAAGATACCCCCGACGGATCCTACCTGCTCGATAACCTCATTAAAAAGACGGATGAGCTGAAGAACTGGCTTGACGCAATGGACATCAAAGAATCCCGGAAGATTGCCAGAAACCTCGAAGAGACCTCAAGAGGCCTCGTCGAACTCGGGGATGCCGGAGTCGGGAACTTAAGGAAAAGCCGGCGCGAAATAGCAAACTCCGCCGAACTTGCGGGGGAAATTCGTGAGGACCTCGACCGTTTCATACGCTCGGGAGAAAATGAGCCTCAGTCCGAGGAGATTGCCCGGAGGCAGGAAGATATAAGAGAGGAGACCGGGGAGTTGTCGGGCGATACCGAGAGCCTTGCGGGAGAAATTTTGCTCAGCCCCGGGATAGGCGAAAAAATAAGCGAGGCTGAGGGCCATATGGGCAAGGCGTCCGAGAGTCTGGACGGAAATGAATTATCGAAAGCGATATCGAATCAGGACGAAGCGATAAAATCGCTCCGTCAGGCCAGAGAGGAGGCCGAGGGGCTTCTGCAGGAAATGCAGGCCAGCGCGAGAGGCAGCGGCTCCCCCGTACCTATGATCATAGGACAAAAACAGCGCAGCAGCGGAACCCGGGGAGTTGATACGAGATACATGGAGATACCCGCTGCCCGGGAATCCGAGATAGGGAAGGAGTTTAAGGAGAGAATACTTGAAGCAATGAAGGGCGGCTCCCCCGAGGGCTACAGCGAACTTAACAGGAAATACTACGACAGGATAATAAAATGA
- the hemC gene encoding hydroxymethylbilane synthase, whose protein sequence is MKRPFRIGTRGSALALWQANYIKDLLSDSFPALNPEIYIIKTTGDRNLESPLSEIGGKGVFVKEIEESLLSEKIDIAVHSMKDLPAILPEGLAIGAVAERQDPRDVLISKRGLKLNELPEGSGVGTGSLRRAAQLLALRPDLRVLPIRGNVDTRLKKLKEGDEYDAIILAAAGVERMGLAGDITEKIPPDVMIPAPGQGIIAIECRENDTKSAGIISKINHHETSLAAVSERAFLKKLAGDCNVPAGCHARVDRGSVSMSGILASPDGRVMVREKLSGGIDNTALLGEKLADLILDKGGREILDSLSSP, encoded by the coding sequence ATGAAGCGGCCATTCAGGATTGGAACTAGGGGGAGCGCGCTTGCGCTCTGGCAGGCAAATTATATTAAAGATCTTTTATCGGACTCCTTCCCGGCCTTAAACCCTGAAATTTATATTATAAAAACTACCGGTGACAGAAACCTCGAATCCCCTCTCTCGGAGATAGGCGGTAAAGGCGTTTTTGTAAAGGAAATAGAGGAGTCACTTCTTTCGGAAAAGATAGATATAGCAGTACACAGTATGAAGGACCTTCCCGCGATACTGCCGGAAGGGCTTGCTATAGGCGCCGTCGCCGAGAGGCAGGACCCAAGGGACGTACTCATCTCGAAAAGGGGTCTAAAACTCAACGAGCTTCCGGAGGGCTCCGGAGTGGGGACAGGCAGTCTGAGAAGGGCAGCGCAGCTACTCGCTCTACGCCCCGATCTAAGAGTGCTTCCTATAAGAGGGAACGTTGATACCAGACTCAAAAAGCTCAAGGAAGGGGATGAATATGATGCGATTATCCTTGCGGCGGCGGGTGTCGAGCGGATGGGTCTCGCCGGTGACATTACCGAGAAAATCCCGCCGGATGTAATGATTCCCGCACCCGGTCAGGGAATAATTGCTATAGAGTGTAGAGAAAACGACACGAAGAGCGCCGGTATTATCTCAAAAATAAACCATCATGAGACGTCCCTCGCCGCGGTATCGGAGAGGGCTTTTTTGAAGAAGCTGGCCGGTGACTGTAACGTGCCTGCCGGGTGCCACGCCAGAGTGGACCGGGGCTCCGTATCGATGTCGGGAATACTGGCCTCTCCGGACGGGCGCGTGATGGTCAGGGAAAAGCTTTCCGGGGGGATTGATAATACTGCCCTATTGGGAGAAAAGCTGGCGGACCTCATACTTGATAAAGGCGGCAGGGAAATACTGGACTCTCTTTCCTCTCCGTGA
- a CDS encoding PA2169 family four-helix-bundle protein, with the protein MNNDEVISTLNELIETCKDGENGYQTAAENIENGEYKQLFNQYSQQRAKFANELKAEVSRLGGDPEDSGSVAGSLHRGWMNIKSAVSSNDLSAIISECEEGEDVALKNYDEALEKGLPADVRSVVNTQYIEVKKAHDHIRSLEKKLD; encoded by the coding sequence ATGAATAATGACGAAGTAATTTCGACGCTCAATGAGTTGATCGAAACCTGTAAAGACGGTGAGAATGGTTATCAAACCGCAGCGGAAAATATAGAGAACGGTGAGTATAAACAATTATTCAATCAGTATTCGCAGCAACGCGCAAAGTTTGCTAACGAGCTTAAAGCGGAGGTTAGCCGTCTTGGAGGGGATCCTGAGGACTCCGGTAGTGTGGCCGGTTCTCTTCACAGGGGTTGGATGAATATTAAGTCGGCTGTATCGAGTAATGATTTGAGTGCCATTATATCGGAATGTGAAGAGGGCGAAGATGTTGCGCTAAAGAATTATGATGAGGCCTTAGAGAAGGGTTTGCCGGCCGATGTGCGCTCGGTAGTAAACACCCAGTATATCGAAGTCAAAAAAGCACATGACCATATTCGTTCCCTGGAGAAAAAACTAGATTAA
- a CDS encoding exonuclease domain-containing protein, with protein MHSDNPSQVPFVFLDVETTGLDPLQGDKICEIAALKTVNGHVVHEFSTLVNPGRTIPLSAVSVHGITDMMVGRAPLFREIANDLSGFIADSVIVAHNARFDLEFLNLEFGNLRLALPENSVVDTLGIARRYYTFPSNSLGQIAKYIGLPAESEHRALADVRTTKNIFEYFLMDLGRRGIRLKRLKDILKLQGKSVAPRNRKELILPVEIEEALRVRGKLQIKYLSAYKEETTTRIIEPLEISFSRQSTYIHAFCHLRKERCTFRLDRILDMKAVST; from the coding sequence GTGCATTCCGATAACCCTTCCCAGGTGCCGTTTGTTTTCCTCGATGTGGAAACAACCGGCCTCGACCCGTTACAGGGCGATAAAATATGCGAAATAGCGGCATTGAAGACCGTAAACGGCCACGTGGTACACGAATTTTCCACGCTTGTGAACCCCGGCAGGACAATACCGCTGAGCGCCGTATCCGTGCATGGAATAACGGATATGATGGTGGGGCGCGCGCCGCTCTTCAGGGAAATCGCAAATGACCTGTCTGGTTTTATCGCGGATAGCGTAATTGTGGCTCATAACGCCAGATTCGACCTCGAGTTCCTGAACCTGGAATTCGGAAACCTGAGACTCGCGCTTCCTGAAAACAGCGTGGTAGATACTCTCGGCATAGCCAGAAGGTATTACACTTTTCCCAGCAACAGCCTGGGGCAGATCGCCAAGTATATCGGGCTTCCTGCGGAGAGCGAGCACAGGGCGCTCGCGGATGTCAGGACCACGAAGAACATATTCGAGTATTTCCTGATGGACCTCGGCAGGAGGGGGATAAGGCTCAAGAGGCTAAAGGACATCCTGAAATTACAGGGCAAATCGGTTGCGCCTCGGAATAGAAAGGAGCTAATACTGCCTGTAGAAATAGAGGAGGCGCTGAGAGTGAGGGGGAAGCTGCAGATAAAATATCTGTCGGCCTATAAAGAAGAAACCACAACCAGGATAATTGAGCCTCTTGAAATTAGTTTTAGCAGGCAGAGCACGTATATACACGCCTTTTGTCATTTAAGAAAAGAAAGATGTACTTTCAGGCTTGATAGAATCCTGGATATGAAGGCTGTAAGTACATGA
- a CDS encoding DUF1206 domain-containing protein encodes MNSTPVLKKFWIEIVGGIGYAAKGIVYGLLGFLVFQAAYRGGGGEVGGKEMVLDYLSSLPLGELLLLIITIGLISYVLWRLIQAVLNPGNDDSGAKSVIQRIGYVLSALTYSGLAFICFKFVIGSGSGDSDTSKKQSAAWLMEQPYGRTAVVLIGAIIICVGLFYLYRSYKATFVKKLAVEKMSGAERTWIVRFGRTGIAARAIIFGIIGFLIVKSGLQSSTGEVGGYGNALRELAQQSYGPWLLGAVAGGLILYGIYCLFLARYLKLRSTG; translated from the coding sequence ATGAACAGCACCCCGGTTTTAAAGAAGTTCTGGATTGAGATCGTAGGCGGAATCGGATACGCGGCAAAAGGAATAGTGTACGGTCTGTTGGGTTTTTTGGTATTCCAAGCCGCATATCGCGGAGGAGGCGGCGAGGTTGGCGGTAAAGAAATGGTGTTGGATTATTTATCAAGTCTGCCGCTGGGGGAATTACTGCTGCTGATTATTACAATTGGATTGATATCCTATGTGCTGTGGAGGTTGATACAGGCCGTATTGAACCCGGGAAATGATGATAGTGGCGCGAAGAGTGTTATACAGAGAATCGGATATGTGTTAAGCGCCCTGACGTATTCCGGACTTGCATTCATTTGCTTCAAATTCGTTATTGGCTCGGGGAGCGGAGACAGTGATACTTCTAAAAAGCAGAGTGCAGCCTGGTTGATGGAGCAGCCCTACGGTCGAACGGCCGTTGTGCTAATCGGAGCTATTATTATTTGCGTAGGGCTCTTTTACCTCTACAGATCATATAAAGCTACTTTTGTGAAGAAGCTTGCGGTTGAAAAGATGAGCGGAGCGGAGAGGACCTGGATAGTGCGGTTTGGCAGGACAGGTATTGCGGCGCGGGCGATAATTTTCGGTATAATAGGGTTTTTAATAGTAAAAAGCGGCTTGCAAAGTAGTACCGGTGAAGTAGGGGGATACGGAAACGCGCTTCGGGAGTTAGCACAGCAATCCTACGGGCCATGGCTTTTAGGCGCGGTTGCCGGGGGTCTGATACTCTACGGTATTTATTGCTTATTCCTGGCTAGATACCTGAAATTACGCAGCACTGGATGA
- a CDS encoding type 1 glutamine amidotransferase domain-containing protein has product MSGALQSKSIAILVADGFEQVELTEPKKALEDAGAKTEIISPAEGKVKGWNHDEWGDQFEVDLKLAYASAEDYDALLLPGGVMNPDNLRRNPQALSFVKSFFDSNKPVAAICHGPWTLIDSGVVKGRTMTSYHSIQTDLKNAGAEWVDEEVVVDGNLVTSRNPDDIPAFNSKTIEVFSKR; this is encoded by the coding sequence ATGAGCGGGGCATTACAGAGCAAAAGCATTGCTATACTCGTTGCGGACGGCTTCGAGCAGGTGGAATTGACCGAACCCAAAAAAGCTCTTGAAGACGCGGGAGCAAAGACTGAAATCATTTCTCCCGCGGAAGGAAAGGTCAAGGGCTGGAATCATGATGAGTGGGGGGATCAGTTTGAGGTGGACTTGAAACTCGCCTATGCGAGTGCGGAGGATTATGACGCTCTTCTGCTTCCGGGCGGAGTGATGAACCCGGACAATCTCAGACGAAACCCGCAGGCTCTAAGTTTTGTTAAATCCTTTTTTGATTCCAATAAGCCGGTAGCAGCCATATGCCACGGTCCGTGGACCTTGATTGACTCAGGAGTGGTAAAAGGGAGAACTATGACCTCCTATCATTCCATACAGACTGATCTCAAAAACGCGGGTGCGGAATGGGTGGACGAGGAAGTCGTAGTGGACGGTAATTTAGTTACAAGCCGTAACCCTGACGATATACCCGCATTTAACAGTAAAACTATTGAAGTGTTTTCTAAAAGATAA
- a CDS encoding 6-carboxytetrahydropterin synthase — protein sequence MREFVSLTKRYRFSAGHRLYLKGLSDEENMKIFDTCSNPNGHGHDYYVELKIGGDIDPVTGMVVAPGELDRAVIPVLDKLDYKRLDIEVPYFREHQPTGENIARYIWERLEPSLRCRLIHIRVSETDSSYFEYFEEGSYPYECKKSRKGNT from the coding sequence GTGAGAGAGTTCGTCTCCCTGACAAAGAGATACCGTTTCTCCGCCGGGCACAGGCTTTACTTAAAAGGGCTTTCCGATGAGGAGAACATGAAGATCTTCGATACCTGTTCCAACCCTAACGGGCATGGACACGACTACTATGTCGAGCTAAAGATAGGGGGTGATATTGACCCCGTCACAGGCATGGTCGTAGCGCCCGGAGAGCTCGATCGCGCCGTAATACCCGTGCTTGATAAACTCGATTACAAGCGGCTCGATATTGAAGTGCCCTACTTCCGGGAGCATCAGCCTACCGGGGAGAACATAGCCCGGTACATATGGGAACGCTTGGAGCCCAGCCTGCGATGCAGGCTCATTCATATCCGTGTGAGTGAAACCGATAGCAGTTACTTTGAATACTTTGAGGAGGGGAGTTATCCGTATGAGTGTAAAAAAAGCCGTAAAGGAAATACTTAA
- the folE gene encoding GTP cyclohydrolase I FolE produces the protein MSVKKAVKEILKQIGEDPDREGLKETPDRMARMFEELTAGYKASPHEIIREALFSIKYDEMVVVKDIEFYSLCEHHMLPFFGRCSVGYIPNGKIVGLSKIPRIVEVFSRRLQVQERMTAQIADFLMEELDPLGVAVVAEAQHLCMAMRGIMKADASMLTSSMRGAFKKDERTRSEFLSFIGKSG, from the coding sequence ATGAGTGTAAAAAAAGCCGTAAAGGAAATACTTAAACAGATAGGCGAAGACCCCGACCGGGAGGGTCTTAAAGAGACACCGGACAGAATGGCCAGAATGTTTGAGGAACTCACAGCCGGTTATAAGGCGTCACCTCACGAGATAATTCGGGAAGCTCTCTTCAGTATAAAGTATGATGAGATGGTTGTTGTTAAGGACATAGAGTTTTACAGCCTTTGCGAGCATCATATGCTGCCCTTTTTCGGTCGGTGCAGCGTTGGATATATACCAAACGGCAAGATAGTCGGACTCAGCAAAATCCCCAGGATAGTAGAGGTTTTTTCCAGACGGCTTCAGGTGCAGGAAAGAATGACCGCTCAGATTGCCGATTTCCTCATGGAGGAGCTTGATCCTCTTGGCGTGGCGGTTGTGGCCGAGGCGCAGCATTTGTGCATGGCGATGAGGGGTATTATGAAGGCGGACGCAAGCATGCTGACAAGCTCAATGCGGGGGGCGTTTAAGAAGGATGAAAGGACGAGAAGCGAATTTCTTAGTTTCATAGGAAAATCGGGGTAA
- the hemA gene encoding glutamyl-tRNA reductase — MQRIVVVGLSYKTAPVEIRERFSFTAEEFESALEALFSRDHVEECLILSTCNRVEIYAVSENADICVSNIKKFLSEFHSVPEDSFSPSLYFHLGHMAVRHFYKVASGIDSMVVGEPQILGQIKEAYKIASMKGTAGLILNRLCHSAFFVAKKVRTETGIGSRAVSISYVAVELAKRIFDDLSHRTVMLIGSGEMGELAARNLIKAGIGELIIASRSLDNASSLSEKLNAKPIRYEEILYSLKDVDIVIAATGSPDFIIKAHHVKEALKLRNNEPMFMIDIAVPRDIDPRVEELTDIYLYDIDDLKNVLDENMKNRRESAEKAQEIVSEVEKSFQAWINSLKVVPAIVDLKKRFEQIQESEVERALAKLENYSDREREVIELMASRIIGKILHGPLTNLKKEASTSRGALYVDSVKKLFELETEILLLVEEEEDEAAIQDWN, encoded by the coding sequence ATGCAGCGCATCGTAGTCGTTGGACTAAGTTACAAAACAGCCCCTGTAGAGATTAGAGAACGATTTTCATTCACCGCGGAGGAATTTGAATCCGCTCTTGAGGCTCTCTTCTCCAGGGATCACGTCGAAGAGTGCCTTATACTTTCCACCTGTAACCGTGTCGAAATTTACGCTGTTTCCGAAAATGCCGATATCTGCGTCAGCAATATCAAAAAATTTCTTTCAGAGTTTCATTCTGTGCCCGAAGACTCGTTTTCACCCAGCTTATATTTTCATTTGGGACACATGGCTGTAAGGCATTTCTATAAGGTTGCCTCGGGTATTGATTCGATGGTTGTGGGGGAGCCTCAGATACTCGGACAGATTAAAGAGGCATATAAAATCGCTTCGATGAAGGGTACGGCGGGGCTTATACTGAACAGGCTCTGCCACTCTGCCTTTTTCGTAGCGAAGAAAGTGAGAACCGAAACCGGCATAGGCTCACGGGCAGTTTCAATAAGCTATGTGGCGGTCGAGCTGGCCAAAAGGATATTCGATGACCTCTCGCACAGGACTGTAATGCTTATAGGGTCCGGGGAAATGGGCGAGCTTGCCGCAAGGAATCTCATTAAAGCCGGTATAGGAGAATTGATAATTGCCAGCAGAAGCCTTGACAACGCCTCCTCGCTCTCGGAAAAACTGAATGCGAAGCCTATAAGATACGAGGAGATTCTTTATAGTCTGAAGGATGTCGATATAGTTATAGCGGCAACAGGTTCGCCCGATTTTATTATAAAGGCGCATCATGTGAAGGAAGCGCTCAAACTCAGGAACAACGAGCCTATGTTTATGATAGACATAGCCGTTCCCCGCGATATTGACCCGCGTGTGGAGGAGCTTACCGATATATATCTGTACGACATAGACGATCTTAAGAACGTGCTCGACGAGAACATGAAGAACAGGCGGGAAAGCGCTGAAAAGGCTCAGGAAATAGTTTCAGAGGTGGAAAAGAGCTTTCAAGCCTGGATAAACAGCCTCAAAGTAGTACCTGCAATAGTGGATTTAAAGAAAAGGTTCGAACAAATACAGGAAAGCGAAGTTGAGAGGGCGCTAGCCAAACTCGAGAATTACTCGGACAGGGAAAGGGAAGTTATCGAGCTGATGGCATCGCGCATAATAGGCAAAATACTCCACGGCCCGCTAACCAATCTGAAAAAGGAGGCTTCTACCTCCCGCGGCGCGCTATACGTGGATTCAGTCAAGAAGCTCTTCGAACTCGAGACCGAGATCCTTCTGCTTGTGGAAGAGGAGGAAGATGAAGCGGCCATTCAGGATTGGAACTAG